The sequence below is a genomic window from Falsibacillus pallidus.
TATCCCCATGCCTGACAACCGGAGTGACTTCCGGAAATTGATAGGGCAGCAGTGAAAGCAGTTTGTTCGCTTCATTCATGATTTCAATAGTGGTCCGGTAGCTCTTTTGAAGCTCTGTATAGGTTGCCCTTGGGAAAATGCCTTGCTGGATCTGCTCCCATGAAAGGATCCCCCGGTAGGAATGGATCCCCTGGGCCAAATCACCGACAAGGGTGAACATATCTGTTTCAAGCGCTTTTTTAAGCGATGCAAGCTGCATATAGCTGTAGTCCTGCGCTTCGTCGATCACCACATTTTTGGCTCGGTGGTGTTTTTCGATCCCAAACAATTCGGTTTGCAGATAAAGTAGCAGCCCCAGATCTTCCAGCTCATATTTGCCTTTTGAAATATGAGTCATTGTGTAGCGGCACAATTCCTCGGCCTCTGACAATGGAAGCTTCCCTCCTGATAAATGCGCGAGGCGTTCCGGATCTGAAAAGAGCTCATCATAATAATCCAGGAGCTTCTTCTTCTCAAACTGCTTCATATAAGAAGGAACCCCTTGCCGGATAGCTGTTTGGATTTCCTTCAGCCTCTCTTGCTTTCGATCGAGGGCTCGGGAAACGTAGTCTTTTCTTTTTGCCGCATCCTTCAGATTATATAGGGCTTTTTCGATCTTCTCATCGAAAAATTTCTCTACTTTATCGACCATCATTTTTTTATTAAAACGAACCTGTTCCTGCAAGATGCTTTTGAGCTTTTCTACTCTTTTATATAAAGGAAGATAAAAGAAATCATCCGTCAACAGCTTAATAAATTTCTTTTTGGAATAAAGGCGGTATTTATCGATGATAAAGTCTTCCTTTGGATGGAATCTATCATAGATTTCGTTTAAAAATCCTTGGAGGATCTTCTGAAATACCGGCGAACCCTTCAATCCTGAGAGCTTAGCCGCCTTTAGCGATTCGGGGTCCATCTCTTCTACCATCTTTATGAGTTTATCATCTTCTTTTAATTTCAGCTGGCGGCCGATGCAGGTCATGACATAATCAGAAAAAGTGGTCTGCCTTACCTTCTCCACCCCTAATTCAGGGAGGGCTTCTGAAATATAATCAATGAATAGCCTGCTCGGAGCGAGAATCATCAGCTGGCGCGGATCGAAGTATTCTTTATAGTTGTAGATAAAATAAGAAATCCTGTGCAGGGCAATCGTGGTTTTGCCGCTTCCTGCAGCCCCCTGAACGATGATTGGCTTATTAAGGTCCGCACGGATGATTCTGTTCTGCTCTTCCTGGATCGTTGAAATGATTTCTGTGAGACGGTTGCTTGAACTTTTTGCGAGGGATTCCTGCAGAAGTTCATCTGTTGTCGTCAAATCAATGTCCCTGATCTCGTCCAAGCTTCCTTCTTCAATCATGAACTGCCTCTTAAGAGTCAATTCACCGGAATAGGTTTCACCTTCTGCTTCATAGGAAACGTCTCCTATCCTTCCTTCATAATAAAGATTGGCGATCGGGGACCTCCAGTCGACAATGATCTGTTCCTGATTCTCTCTTTGATAGAGCGAGGTTTTGCCTATGTAATGGCGTTCTTCCTCACCCGAATCCTTTCCTTTAAAATCGATGCGGGCAAAGTAGGGTTTTGTCCTTGCCAGTTCGAGGCTTTCCAGTTCCTCCTTCGACATCTCGAAGAAACTGGCATTGGTTAAGATGTCTGTGTATGCAGCACTGGAGTCGAGCCAGTCTGCGTCACCAAAGGCTTCTTGGATATTGCTTTTGAATTGGTCTTTGCTTGTGGATGAGGTTTTAATGACTACATCAATGTACTTTTTCGTAAAATCCAAACGATTAAGCTCATGTGTAAAATCAGGATGCTGTGGAAT
It includes:
- the helD gene encoding RNA polymerase recycling motor HelD, producing the protein MTSNIPQHPDFTHELNRLDFTKKYIDVVIKTSSTSKDQFKSNIQEAFGDADWLDSSAAYTDILTNASFFEMSKEELESLELARTKPYFARIDFKGKDSGEEERHYIGKTSLYQRENQEQIIVDWRSPIANLYYEGRIGDVSYEAEGETYSGELTLKRQFMIEEGSLDEIRDIDLTTTDELLQESLAKSSSNRLTEIISTIQEEQNRIIRADLNKPIIVQGAAGSGKTTIALHRISYFIYNYKEYFDPRQLMILAPSRLFIDYISEALPELGVEKVRQTTFSDYVMTCIGRQLKLKEDDKLIKMVEEMDPESLKAAKLSGLKGSPVFQKILQGFLNEIYDRFHPKEDFIIDKYRLYSKKKFIKLLTDDFFYLPLYKRVEKLKSILQEQVRFNKKMMVDKVEKFFDEKIEKALYNLKDAAKRKDYVSRALDRKQERLKEIQTAIRQGVPSYMKQFEKKKLLDYYDELFSDPERLAHLSGGKLPLSEAEELCRYTMTHISKGKYELEDLGLLLYLQTELFGIEKHHRAKNVVIDEAQDYSYMQLASLKKALETDMFTLVGDLAQGIHSYRGILSWEQIQQGIFPRATYTELQKSYRTTIEIMNEANKLLSLLPYQFPEVTPVVRHGDKPAFFERGEGEELIAQLSGKIAESRKEKFHTFAIICKTMKDCLQLYDWYEKWSPDSAKLLKEQESIPKDKVVIVPAYLAKGLEFDVVIALSLNEIYKRENELDVKLLYVVMTRPLHRLFFYGRTEEDFLLSL